In one window of Meiothermus sp. DNA:
- a CDS encoding ABC transporter ATP-binding protein, translating to MLRLVGLQKTYPGFALSVSLEVRPGQTLALLGPSGSGKSTLLRLVAGLEVPDSGQVWLDETELTPLAPEARQVGFVFQDYALFPHLSVSENIAFGLREARWDTARVRKRVAELLDLTHLSPHAHKRPEQLSGGERQRAALARALAHRPQVLLLDEPLGALDLKLRQELLLELRAILRQTAVPAIVVTHDQSEAFVFAHQVSILRAGTIVQQGTPEQLFNRPKNPWIATFLGHRNVLTTEQSRQMGLPARPHLLPQEALTLGEGEEARVLERIFKGFTVALELAWRGQRLYLEGPEPGLYPGDTACIRVDWSKVVPLEEEGEKSELRELLDAQTSGIKP from the coding sequence ATGCTACGCCTGGTGGGTCTGCAAAAAACCTATCCTGGTTTTGCGCTGTCGGTATCGCTCGAGGTTCGCCCAGGGCAAACCCTGGCGCTCCTGGGGCCCTCGGGCAGCGGCAAAAGCACCCTCCTGCGGCTGGTGGCGGGCCTGGAGGTGCCCGATTCCGGCCAGGTCTGGCTGGATGAGACCGAACTGACCCCTTTGGCTCCCGAGGCCCGCCAGGTTGGCTTTGTATTTCAGGATTACGCTTTGTTCCCCCACCTTTCGGTAAGCGAAAACATCGCCTTTGGTCTGCGGGAAGCCCGCTGGGACACTGCCCGCGTCCGCAAGCGCGTGGCCGAGTTGCTGGACTTGACGCATCTCTCCCCCCACGCCCACAAACGCCCCGAGCAGCTATCGGGCGGCGAGCGTCAGCGGGCGGCCCTGGCCCGCGCCCTGGCCCACCGGCCCCAGGTACTGCTTTTAGACGAGCCTTTGGGTGCGCTGGACTTAAAGCTACGCCAGGAGTTGCTGTTAGAGTTGCGGGCCATTTTGCGCCAGACGGCGGTGCCTGCCATCGTGGTAACGCATGACCAGTCCGAGGCTTTTGTATTTGCCCATCAAGTGAGCATTCTGCGAGCAGGTACCATCGTGCAGCAGGGCACACCCGAACAACTTTTCAACCGGCCTAAGAACCCCTGGATTGCCACCTTTCTGGGCCACCGCAATGTTCTTACCACCGAGCAAAGCCGACAGATGGGCTTGCCCGCCCGCCCGCACCTACTGCCCCAGGAGGCCCTCACGCTGGGGGAAGGAGAAGAAGCCAGGGTACTGGAGCGAATCTTCAAAGGTTTCACAGTGGCCCTGGAGCTGGCCTGGCGCGGTCAGAGGCTTTATCTAGAAGGACCGGAGCCGGGCCTTTATCCGGGCGACACCGCCTGCATCCGGGTAGATTGGTCGAAGGTCGTTCCACTGGAGGAAGAAGGCGAAAAAAGTGAACTCCGGGAGCTCTTAGACGCCCAAACCTCGGGCATAAAACCTTAG
- a CDS encoding heme lyase CcmF/NrfE family subunit has translation MTPGLLGGVSLVAALILSVLGLVLSSLAFVLRDGRYLEAAKRLSALSLLAAVLSFGALEWAILTDDFSVSYVANHSSANNPLWVKLVTPWAALEGSILLWAMLQTAYTWLVSLRAGHSLDIWRAPVALGTLFAVQVFFFAVMVFVAHPFDAVPNPPPDGRGTNPLLQNHWMMAVHPVLMYLGFVGLSVPFAYAVAAMVARRYQSWIFETRWWTLVAWGFLTAAIFTGKWWSYEILGWGGYWAWDPVENASIIPWLLATAFLHTAQVQERKGLFKGWNFAFITLAFAATVFGTFLTRSGVIQSVHAFASGPVGAWFLLFLLAVMAGGLGLLARVSSEIREAGEVRWKSREGALLAGALFFGTFAFVVVLGTLWPLVVEIASGAKVSVGAPFFNQVSIPLGIFMLLLMGVGPVLPWRNSSAQVLRNLTAMLIALGAGTLLGFVLGLSLGVSLAIGLFAYNLTAIWLMVAQGVGERARALGISPAQALMELATSHKRRFGSHIVHFGVALAALTIAFSQTYRFTEQKTLQVGETWQTRGVEVRLLSIGAREESNRFAAVAPIEVRSTGREGWGSDGRYETRLNFYPQMGSPLATPVVKYSLYNDYYFVLMQFDQENGQWATLKIIVTPMVWWLWVAGLIIVLGTVYILWPSGARVSSRQLSPTAGD, from the coding sequence TTGACGCCGGGGCTTTTGGGAGGAGTCTCCCTTGTTGCTGCACTCATTCTTTCGGTGCTCGGCCTGGTGCTTTCTAGCCTGGCCTTCGTCTTGCGGGATGGGCGCTACCTCGAGGCCGCCAAGCGCCTATCGGCGCTGAGCCTGCTGGCGGCGGTGCTGAGTTTTGGGGCGCTCGAGTGGGCCATTCTGACCGACGACTTTAGCGTCTCCTATGTGGCCAACCACAGCTCCGCCAATAACCCGCTGTGGGTCAAGCTGGTCACGCCCTGGGCGGCGCTGGAGGGCTCCATCCTGCTGTGGGCCATGCTCCAGACCGCCTACACCTGGCTGGTAAGTCTGCGGGCAGGCCATAGCCTGGACATCTGGCGGGCCCCGGTGGCGCTGGGTACGCTGTTTGCTGTTCAGGTGTTCTTTTTTGCGGTGATGGTCTTCGTGGCACATCCCTTTGATGCTGTGCCCAACCCACCCCCCGATGGCCGGGGTACCAACCCCCTGCTGCAAAACCACTGGATGATGGCCGTACACCCGGTCTTGATGTACTTGGGTTTTGTGGGCCTGTCGGTACCTTTTGCCTATGCGGTGGCGGCCATGGTAGCCCGGCGCTACCAGAGCTGGATTTTCGAAACCCGCTGGTGGACCCTGGTGGCCTGGGGCTTCCTGACGGCGGCCATCTTCACCGGCAAGTGGTGGAGCTACGAGATTCTCGGCTGGGGGGGGTACTGGGCCTGGGACCCGGTCGAAAACGCCTCCATCATCCCCTGGTTGCTGGCCACCGCTTTCCTGCACACCGCCCAGGTGCAAGAGCGCAAGGGGCTTTTTAAGGGTTGGAACTTTGCCTTCATCACCCTGGCCTTTGCGGCTACGGTGTTTGGCACCTTCCTGACTCGCTCAGGTGTGATTCAGTCGGTGCATGCTTTTGCCAGTGGGCCGGTGGGGGCTTGGTTCTTGCTCTTTTTGCTCGCCGTGATGGCGGGGGGGCTGGGGCTTTTGGCCAGGGTTTCTTCCGAGATTCGCGAGGCCGGCGAAGTGCGCTGGAAAAGCCGCGAGGGGGCCTTGCTGGCCGGGGCTTTGTTTTTTGGCACCTTTGCTTTTGTGGTGGTGCTGGGCACCTTGTGGCCGCTGGTGGTGGAGATCGCGAGTGGGGCCAAGGTCTCGGTGGGGGCCCCCTTCTTCAATCAGGTCTCCATCCCCCTGGGTATTTTCATGCTGCTTCTGATGGGCGTCGGGCCGGTGTTGCCCTGGCGTAACTCCAGCGCCCAGGTGCTGCGAAACCTGACCGCCATGCTCATAGCCCTGGGGGCGGGCACCCTCCTGGGCTTCGTGCTGGGCCTGAGCCTGGGGGTCTCGCTGGCTATTGGCCTATTTGCCTACAATCTGACCGCCATCTGGCTGATGGTGGCCCAGGGTGTGGGCGAACGGGCCCGCGCACTGGGGATCTCGCCCGCGCAGGCGCTTATGGAGCTGGCGACCAGCCACAAACGCCGCTTCGGTTCGCACATTGTGCACTTCGGCGTTGCTTTGGCTGCCCTGACCATCGCCTTTAGCCAGACCTACCGCTTTACCGAGCAAAAGACCCTCCAGGTCGGCGAAACCTGGCAGACCCGGGGCGTGGAGGTGCGCTTGTTGTCTATTGGCGCCCGGGAAGAGTCCAACCGTTTTGCCGCCGTTGCACCCATTGAGGTTCGCTCGACCGGCCGCGAGGGCTGGGGTTCGGATGGCCGCTACGAGACCCGGCTCAACTTCTACCCCCAGATGGGCTCGCCGCTGGCTACGCCGGTGGTCAAGTACTCCCTTTACAACGACTACTATTTTGTGCTGATGCAGTTTGACCAGGAAAATGGCCAGTGGGCCACCCTCAAGATTATCGTGACCCCCATGGTCTGGTGGCTATGGGTGGCTGGCCTGATTATCGTGCTGGGTACGGTGTACATCCTGTGGCCCAGCGGGGCCCGGGTGTCCAGCCGCCAGCTGTCGCCCACAGCAGGAGATTGA
- a CDS encoding DUF6428 family protein yields the protein MKTQELLEALAPHQDKPLVFKYAQGQQIAPGYHVTEVMNVTYESMDCGGQANFWRETVVQLMGPGPDDKPEFMTVQKFLSIYNRVAALVPVQPDTEVRFEYGNTDLPAIHYHVGSIALEGDHLVVHLMPPGVTCKARERASNACCGALLELDMTTPSARCC from the coding sequence ATGAAAACACAAGAACTGCTCGAGGCCCTGGCTCCCCACCAGGACAAACCGCTGGTCTTCAAGTATGCCCAGGGCCAGCAGATCGCCCCCGGCTACCACGTTACCGAGGTCATGAATGTCACCTACGAGAGCATGGATTGCGGCGGACAGGCCAACTTCTGGCGCGAGACCGTGGTACAGCTTATGGGGCCAGGCCCGGACGACAAACCCGAATTCATGACAGTACAAAAGTTCCTTAGCATTTATAACCGGGTCGCGGCCTTGGTGCCGGTACAGCCAGATACAGAAGTTCGCTTCGAGTACGGGAATACTGACCTTCCCGCCATTCACTACCATGTGGGCTCGATTGCCCTCGAGGGCGACCATCTGGTGGTGCACCTGATGCCGCCCGGCGTAACTTGCAAGGCCCGTGAGCGGGCCAGCAATGCGTGCTGTGGAGCGTTGCTCGAGCTGGACATGACAACCCCGTCTGCTCGTTGCTGCTGA
- a CDS encoding cell wall metabolism sensor histidine kinase WalK, which yields MQENIPEHQREQRIRTILEAIPDDLMLVDSAGNIREYKMGKSAHHLPMDRFLGTTLGELFAQGVAEQLQAAIQTVLDREPAQVIEFSLDGRDFEARIVAMEKDTALILFRDVTAERETERVKSEFIAAVSHELKTPLASILGFSELLLNDRYSHAELKEFLENIQYSSLRLKDMVNNLLDTSRLEAGRFSISPQPVDLQFTLAQTARSFAGVAKLSQIRFVWELDPLPIIEADPERIGQVVGNLLSNAFKFCPQQGTIWLRARSHGGVLLEVEDTGPGIPLEEQGQLFNRYSRTQSAISRGIAGTGLGLYISRAIVEAHHGRIWVESQEGQGAKFSVWLPVH from the coding sequence ATGCAAGAAAATATTCCGGAACATCAGCGTGAACAGCGCATTCGCACCATTCTGGAGGCGATTCCCGACGATTTGATGTTGGTGGACTCGGCGGGCAATATTCGCGAGTACAAAATGGGCAAAAGCGCCCACCACCTGCCCATGGATCGTTTCCTGGGCACCACCCTGGGAGAGCTTTTTGCCCAAGGTGTGGCAGAGCAGCTTCAAGCGGCTATTCAGACCGTTTTAGACCGTGAACCAGCCCAAGTAATTGAGTTTAGCCTTGATGGGCGCGACTTCGAGGCCCGTATTGTAGCGATGGAAAAGGATACTGCCCTAATTCTTTTTCGTGATGTGACCGCAGAGCGCGAAACTGAGCGAGTGAAATCGGAGTTCATTGCTGCTGTTTCGCATGAGCTGAAGACGCCGCTGGCTTCCATTCTGGGCTTTAGCGAACTGTTGCTAAACGACCGTTACAGCCATGCCGAACTCAAGGAGTTTCTGGAAAACATCCAGTACAGCAGTTTGCGACTGAAGGATATGGTCAACAACCTGCTGGACACCTCCCGGCTGGAGGCCGGACGGTTTAGTATCAGCCCGCAGCCGGTAGACCTCCAGTTCACCCTGGCCCAGACCGCCCGCAGCTTTGCCGGGGTAGCCAAGCTCAGCCAAATTCGCTTTGTCTGGGAGTTGGATCCCCTGCCCATCATTGAAGCCGATCCGGAGCGCATCGGGCAAGTGGTGGGCAACCTCCTTTCCAATGCATTCAAATTCTGCCCACAGCAAGGCACCATCTGGCTGCGGGCCAGGTCACATGGGGGGGTGCTGCTCGAGGTCGAGGACACCGGCCCCGGCATCCCGCTGGAGGAGCAGGGCCAGCTCTTCAACCGCTACAGCCGCACCCAGAGCGCCATCTCGAGGGGGATTGCAGGAACGGGCCTGGGGCTCTACATCTCCAGGGCCATCGTGGAGGCCCACCATGGGCGCATCTGGGTGGAGTCACAGGAGGGCCAGGGGGCCAAGTTTAGTGTTTGGCTACCAGTGCACTGA
- a CDS encoding cytochrome c-type biogenesis protein, which translates to MAVGLWLLAIALAQPTPNTPPPDLSPRVFEIARALRCPVCQGESAAESNAGIAVEMRRIIAEQLAEGKSEAEIRQFFVQRYGDWILYEPPARGLTLWVWLSPLIGLGLLSFGLWRYLSRVRAQAKAPLNDVSEEEITRLEAELNTERPS; encoded by the coding sequence TTGGCTGTAGGCCTTTGGCTTTTGGCTATTGCCCTGGCCCAGCCCACCCCCAACACCCCACCGCCCGATCTCTCCCCCAGGGTTTTTGAAATTGCCCGTGCGCTGCGTTGCCCGGTCTGTCAAGGGGAGTCGGCAGCAGAGTCCAACGCCGGGATTGCGGTGGAGATGCGCCGCATCATTGCCGAGCAACTGGCCGAGGGCAAGTCCGAAGCCGAGATACGGCAGTTTTTTGTGCAGCGCTATGGCGACTGGATACTGTACGAGCCCCCCGCACGCGGCCTGACTCTATGGGTCTGGCTTTCCCCTTTGATAGGACTGGGATTGCTGAGTTTTGGTTTGTGGCGCTACCTGAGCAGGGTCAGGGCCCAGGCCAAAGCACCCCTGAACGATGTCTCTGAGGAAGAAATTACCCGCCTCGAGGCTGAGCTAAACACCGAGCGTCCGTCATGA
- the arsN2 gene encoding arsenic resistance N-acetyltransferase ArsN2: MITYCTATTDDLPEIKALLNDAQLPTAGLEAHILNFILALDGEKVVGCAGLEVHQDSGLLRSVVVAPGYRAHRIGAKLTEGMIELAQQKSLTSISLLTETAQDYFPRFGFVQVTHAELPAALSASEELQGACPDTATAMLLKLE, translated from the coding sequence ATGATTACCTACTGCACCGCCACTACCGACGATTTGCCCGAGATAAAGGCCCTGCTAAACGATGCCCAACTGCCCACAGCAGGTCTGGAAGCACACATTCTAAATTTCATCCTGGCCCTCGACGGCGAAAAGGTGGTGGGGTGCGCGGGCCTGGAAGTCCATCAAGATAGCGGTCTCTTGCGCTCTGTGGTGGTCGCGCCGGGCTATCGCGCCCACAGAATTGGGGCCAAGCTGACCGAGGGCATGATTGAGCTGGCCCAACAAAAAAGCCTGACCTCTATCTCGCTCCTGACCGAGACAGCCCAGGATTACTTTCCTCGCTTTGGCTTTGTGCAGGTCACGCATGCAGAACTGCCTGCAGCCCTGAGTGCTTCAGAGGAACTCCAGGGTGCATGCCCGGACACCGCCACCGCCATGCTGCTCAAACTCGAGTAG
- a CDS encoding heme exporter protein CcmB, translated as MQRIFWLAWRDLVLEFRGRTGILSAVFFLAVMLFILAMAFGPNPQDLQKAAPGVLWVALAFAGSLLAGRAFGLEVEDGTLDDLLLTPGSREWIYFGKLLFQFSLLILVGLVLLLLTAGLFYLPLQNWGWFVVVLLLGSLGYAAISTFYAGMLARLRGREVLLPLLLFPLVIPVVLAAVRFTQGLAQGIPMAELSDWLRLLAVFDVIYVTVCAMVFPYMLEG; from the coding sequence GTGCAGCGGATTTTCTGGCTGGCCTGGCGCGACCTGGTACTGGAGTTTCGCGGGCGCACGGGCATCCTGTCGGCAGTTTTTTTTCTGGCCGTCATGCTATTTATATTGGCCATGGCTTTTGGCCCCAACCCCCAGGATCTGCAAAAAGCGGCCCCGGGGGTGTTGTGGGTGGCCCTGGCTTTTGCCGGTAGTCTGCTGGCTGGGCGGGCTTTTGGCCTCGAGGTCGAGGACGGCACCCTGGACGACCTGCTCCTGACCCCCGGTAGTCGGGAGTGGATTTATTTTGGAAAGCTTCTGTTTCAGTTTTCGCTGCTAATTTTGGTTGGGCTGGTGCTGCTCTTGCTGACGGCGGGGTTGTTTTACCTGCCCTTGCAAAACTGGGGTTGGTTCGTGGTGGTGTTGTTGCTGGGCTCGCTGGGTTACGCGGCCATTTCCACCTTCTATGCGGGAATGCTGGCCCGCCTGCGGGGGCGGGAGGTGCTCTTGCCCCTCTTGCTTTTTCCGCTGGTGATTCCGGTGGTGCTGGCGGCGGTGCGTTTTACGCAGGGCCTGGCCCAGGGTATTCCGATGGCCGAGCTTTCGGACTGGCTTCGTTTGCTGGCGGTCTTCGATGTTATTTACGTGACGGTCTGCGCAATGGTGTTTCCGTATATGCTCGAGGGATAG
- the ccmA gene encoding heme ABC exporter ATP-binding protein CcmA, which translates to MLIEAQAVAKRYGRDWVLRDLDFQLAKHEAVALVGPNGVGKTTLLRVLAGLVRPTQGSIRLLGRVGFLANPPAFHRHFSGAENLHYALRLDGRAGDRAEIDRALKQVGLPHDKPVLSYSSGMKKRLAMARLRLQNPDIWLLDEPEAALDVQGRDLLEDLVRFARASGGVVIATHDKSWLSLVDRVVELKSP; encoded by the coding sequence ATGCTGATTGAAGCCCAGGCCGTCGCCAAACGCTATGGGCGCGATTGGGTATTGCGCGACCTGGATTTCCAACTGGCTAAACACGAAGCGGTGGCCCTGGTAGGGCCCAACGGCGTGGGCAAGACCACCTTGCTGCGGGTGCTGGCCGGGTTGGTGCGACCTACCCAGGGTTCTATCAGGCTGTTAGGAAGGGTGGGTTTTTTGGCCAATCCCCCCGCTTTTCACCGGCATTTTAGTGGAGCCGAAAATCTGCATTATGCTCTGCGGCTCGATGGACGGGCTGGTGACCGCGCCGAGATTGACAGGGCCCTGAAGCAAGTGGGCCTTCCCCACGACAAGCCCGTGCTGAGCTACAGCAGCGGTATGAAAAAGCGCCTGGCTATGGCCCGTTTGCGCTTGCAAAACCCGGACATCTGGCTACTGGACGAACCCGAGGCCGCCCTGGATGTACAGGGGCGGGATTTGCTGGAAGACCTGGTGCGCTTTGCCAGGGCTTCGGGAGGGGTGGTGATTGCGACCCACGACAAAAGCTGGCTTTCCCTGGTAGACCGGGTGGTGGAGCTAAAATCCCCTTAA
- a CDS encoding TlpA family protein disulfide reductase: MLRFWPIWVLLLGGLFYWGMQRPNPNELKSVLVGKPAPSFSLPLLEPYRAQYGPEMGIGERLEKPVLLNIWASWCVPCRTEAPLLERYHQQYKDRMLFLGVNVQDKESEALKFVQQYGLTFPSVYDGRGRVGIEYGYYGVPETFVIDRNGTVLARHAGELTEAQLQGYLRQVLQ; encoded by the coding sequence GTGCTTAGGTTCTGGCCCATCTGGGTGTTATTGCTGGGGGGCTTGTTTTACTGGGGCATGCAACGCCCCAATCCCAACGAGCTTAAGTCGGTGCTGGTTGGCAAGCCGGCCCCCAGCTTCAGCCTGCCCTTATTGGAGCCCTACCGCGCCCAGTACGGTCCTGAGATGGGCATTGGTGAGCGTTTAGAAAAACCAGTATTGCTCAACATCTGGGCCAGCTGGTGCGTCCCCTGCCGCACCGAGGCCCCGCTACTGGAGCGCTATCACCAGCAGTACAAAGACAGGATGCTCTTTCTGGGGGTCAATGTCCAGGATAAGGAAAGCGAGGCCCTGAAATTTGTCCAGCAGTACGGCCTGACCTTTCCCAGCGTTTACGATGGCCGCGGGCGTGTCGGCATCGAGTATGGCTACTACGGCGTACCCGAGACCTTTGTGATTGACCGCAACGGTACCGTGCTGGCCCGGCATGCCGGTGAGCTGACCGAAGCCCAGCTGCAGGGGTATTTGAGGCAGGTGTTGCAGTGA
- the ccsA gene encoding cytochrome c biogenesis protein CcsA, which yields MQLARSNQTNRLDSLTLGILGLGVVGAGVGFILAMGAPPDQSQGFVARIFHMHVPMAWMAYLASFAALGYSVAYLIRRKAHHDRVAAAVVEVGLIFMALALLSGMLWARPTWGVYWDWEPRLTTTAILFAIYVGYVVVRGAIEDPELRAKAAAGVAILGSINVPISYMSVKWWRSLHQTQSIDLTTGKINVDAAILIPMLINLAAFTLLFIGLVRLRGIIAAREAAREEV from the coding sequence ATGCAGCTAGCACGCTCCAATCAAACCAACCGTCTGGATAGCCTGACCCTGGGCATTCTGGGCCTGGGTGTGGTGGGCGCAGGGGTGGGGTTCATCCTGGCTATGGGTGCGCCGCCCGACCAGAGCCAGGGCTTTGTGGCCCGAATTTTCCATATGCACGTCCCAATGGCCTGGATGGCCTACCTGGCCAGCTTTGCTGCGCTGGGTTACTCGGTGGCTTACCTGATCCGGCGCAAAGCCCATCACGACCGTGTAGCAGCCGCGGTGGTGGAGGTGGGCCTGATCTTCATGGCCCTGGCTTTGCTGTCGGGCATGTTGTGGGCCCGCCCCACCTGGGGGGTGTACTGGGACTGGGAGCCCCGCCTGACCACCACGGCTATCCTGTTTGCCATCTACGTGGGGTATGTGGTGGTACGGGGTGCCATCGAAGACCCCGAACTGCGGGCCAAGGCTGCTGCGGGGGTGGCCATACTGGGCTCCATTAACGTGCCCATCAGCTATATGTCTGTTAAGTGGTGGCGCAGCCTGCACCAGACCCAGTCCATCGACCTCACCACCGGAAAGATCAATGTGGATGCGGCCATTCTCATTCCCATGCTGATCAACCTGGCTGCTTTTACGCTACTGTTCATCGGTTTGGTGCGGCTACGCGGCATCATTGCGGCCCGCGAGGCGGCCAGGGAAGAGGTATAA
- a CDS encoding helix-turn-helix transcriptional regulator produces MSSLVLQPDTRDPEESALEASALVFKALSDPARLKILAHLAQNQNPDGACCGPQPGLCACDLETVTGLSQPTVSHHMKCLVSAHLVKGEKRGKWMYYRIDPRGFALIKTFLPTIGG; encoded by the coding sequence ATGAGTTCACTGGTATTGCAGCCAGACACAAGAGACCCGGAAGAAAGTGCGCTCGAGGCCAGCGCCTTAGTATTCAAAGCCCTTTCCGACCCAGCCCGGCTCAAGATTCTGGCCCACTTAGCCCAAAACCAAAACCCCGATGGCGCCTGTTGTGGCCCCCAACCGGGGTTGTGCGCCTGCGACCTGGAAACCGTGACCGGGCTTTCTCAGCCCACCGTGTCGCACCACATGAAGTGCCTGGTCTCGGCCCATCTGGTCAAGGGCGAAAAACGGGGCAAATGGATGTATTACCGGATTGACCCTAGGGGTTTTGCCCTGATCAAGACCTTTTTACCGACTATCGGTGGTTAA
- a CDS encoding cytochrome c biogenesis CcdA family protein: MSLPGWAILTAMSLTAAFLAGILSFLSPCVLPLVPTYLLYLGGERGRPLYNAFFFVGGFSLVFLLLGLPFTLLGGVLFENRQLLGQVGGVILVLFGLYMLGLKPKWGVNLRYQGDTSRPWGAFVLGMVLGLGWTPCIGPILGGILTLTAAGGGVNFLLAYILGLAVPFLLVALFADRVRPVLRKAARFSRWAEVIAGVALVVVGVLMLTGTLTQLNSFFIKITPEWLLNLEKSLIGQ; the protein is encoded by the coding sequence ATGTCCTTGCCGGGCTGGGCTATTCTGACAGCTATGAGCCTGACCGCTGCCTTCTTGGCCGGGATTCTTTCGTTTCTTTCCCCCTGTGTGCTACCGCTGGTGCCCACCTATTTGCTTTATTTAGGGGGGGAGCGGGGACGGCCCTTATATAACGCTTTCTTCTTTGTGGGGGGCTTTTCGCTGGTGTTTTTGTTGTTGGGGCTACCCTTTACCCTTCTGGGAGGGGTATTGTTCGAAAACCGGCAACTGTTGGGCCAGGTGGGCGGGGTGATTCTGGTGCTGTTTGGGCTTTACATGCTGGGCCTGAAGCCAAAATGGGGGGTCAACCTGCGCTACCAGGGCGATACCAGTCGGCCCTGGGGTGCATTTGTGCTGGGCATGGTTTTGGGCCTGGGCTGGACGCCTTGTATTGGTCCGATTCTGGGCGGTATTTTGACCCTTACCGCCGCCGGAGGGGGGGTCAACTTTTTGCTGGCTTACATTCTGGGTCTGGCGGTGCCGTTTTTGCTGGTGGCCCTTTTTGCCGACCGGGTTCGCCCGGTTTTACGCAAGGCGGCGCGTTTCTCTCGCTGGGCCGAAGTAATAGCAGGGGTGGCCCTGGTTGTTGTGGGGGTGCTGATGTTAACCGGTACCCTCACCCAACTCAACAGTTTTTTTATCAAGATTACGCCCGAGTGGCTGCTGAACCTCGAGAAAAGCCTGATCGGCCAGTAA
- a CDS encoding thiamine diphosphokinase, whose protein sequence is MRTFSILLSGSLTPTRRLKAQIAGSRVIAADGGMAHAGPLGLEPELWVGDFDSASAELQQTYAHVPREEHPVSKDFTDGELAIEAALARGADRLILVGAMGGQTDQTLAHMLLGVRLVGQGIPTLLSSGLEEAHPLLPGALRLDLPPNSKLSLLPLGGLVGLSLRGVRWPLQNAEIPLGSTRTLSNRALERVEIELEAGYGVLIAYPEPATL, encoded by the coding sequence ATGCGCACCTTCAGCATTTTACTTAGCGGTTCGCTCACGCCTACCCGGCGGCTCAAAGCCCAGATAGCCGGGAGCCGGGTTATTGCAGCCGATGGCGGCATGGCGCACGCCGGGCCCCTGGGGCTCGAGCCAGAGTTGTGGGTCGGCGACTTCGACTCGGCCTCTGCGGAACTTCAGCAGACCTATGCCCACGTGCCCCGCGAGGAGCACCCGGTAAGCAAGGACTTTACCGATGGCGAGCTGGCCATCGAAGCGGCTCTGGCCCGGGGGGCCGACCGGCTGATTCTGGTAGGGGCCATGGGCGGTCAGACCGATCAAACCCTGGCCCATATGCTGCTGGGAGTCCGGCTGGTAGGCCAGGGTATTCCAACCCTGCTCAGCTCGGGCCTCGAGGAGGCCCACCCCCTGTTGCCGGGCGCCCTGCGACTGGATTTACCACCCAATAGCAAGCTGAGTTTGTTGCCGTTGGGCGGTCTGGTAGGCCTGAGTCTTCGCGGTGTTCGCTGGCCGCTCCAGAATGCCGAGATACCCCTGGGCAGTACCCGCACCCTTTCCAACCGGGCTTTGGAGCGGGTAGAGATTGAGCTCGAGGCCGGTTACGGGGTATTAATTGCCTACCCAGAGCCTGCTACTTTGTGA